Part of the Streptomyces sp. NBC_00457 genome, GAAGAAGGACTTCCGCGAGTACTGCTCCACGGTGTCCGCGAAGTTCCCGGGCAAGACGACGAAGAACAAGAAGGGCAAGACGGTCCGCGAGACCTTCGAGATCCAGAACACCAACCGGCTGCTGACCGGCGACAGCGGCCTCGCCCAGTACCAGGGCATCGCGGGCGTCAAGAACGGCAACACCACCAACGCCGGCTCCACCTTCACCGGCGTCGCCGAGCGCAACGGCAAGGTGCTGCTGGTCACCGTCATGAACCCGGAGAAGGACGCGGCCAACGAGGTCTACAAGGAGACCGCCACGCTCTTCGACTGGGGGTTCAAGGCGGCCGGGAAGGTGCAGCCGGTGGGCGAGTTGGTGCCCCCGAAGAGCGCGGCGCAGGCCGGCGCCCAGCCGGGGGCGAACGACGGCGGTGAGGCCGGTGGCGCCGGGGACAGCGAGGCGTCCGCGAAGCCCGTGACGGGCGCGGCGGCCGAGAGCGGTTCCGGCGGGGTCGGGGTCGCGTTCGCGATCACCGGCGGGGTGCTGGTGCTGCTCGCGGCGGGCGCGTTCCTGGTCAACCGCCGGTGGCCGCTGCCTGACCTGGTACGTCGCCGGACGCGTCCGTGACCTCGGCGATCTCTTCCTCCTTGCTCCCCGTCGCCGTCCACGCGGCACAGAACAGGACCAGCTTCGAGGTGAAGTTGATCCACAGCAGCAGGGCGACGGGGACGCCGAACGCGCCGTACATGCTCTTCGCGGCCACGCCCTGCATATAGCCGCTGAGCAGCAGCTTGAGCAGCTCGAACCCGATCGCGCCGATCAACGCGGCCACCATCAGCCGGCGGCGCGACGGTTCGACGCCGGGCAGCAGAGTGAGGACGTACAGGAGCACGAGGAAGTTCGCGAGGACGGCGACGGCGAACGCGGCGACGTACAGCAGGACCCCGCCCCAGCCGCCCTCCTTGATGCCGATCCGCTCGGTGATCCAGCCGACCATCGCGGAGGCGACGGTGGAGGCGGCCAGCGTCACGAGGAGCGCGCCGCCGAGGCCTACGAGGATGCCCGCGTCCTTGGCCTTGCTCAGGACCGGGTTCTCCTCGCTGTCGGGCAGCTCCCACACCGCGCGCAGACAGTCGCGCATCGAGCCGACCCAGCCGATGCCGGTGAACAGCAGCACGGCGCCGGCGATGAGGCCGACGGTGCCGGCGTTGGCGACCAGGCCGTCGATGTTGAGCTGCTCGGAGATGCCGGGCACCTGCTCGGCGATCTTGTCCTCCAGCTCGTTCTGCCGGGATTCGCTGAGGGTCGCCGCCGCGACGGCGGCGGCCACTGTCAGCAGCGGGAAGAGCGCCACGAAGCTGATGAACGTCATCGCGGCGGCCAGCCGCGTCCACTTCACCCGGTCCAGACGCTCGTACGACCGCCACGCGTGCGTGACCATCAATCGGGCCGTCAGCGGCCCGACGACAGGGAGCTTTTTCAGCCAGTCCATGATCCGACTCTGCCCTCGTTGCGGAAGACCAATGTCCGAGTGCCCCAAAACCGCAGGACAGTGGCGATCGCCATGCCGATTCCCGCGCCGGACACGGTGTCCGCGCGCTGCGAGGTGAAGCCGAGGCCATAGTGGCTGACGGCGAGGCACAGGAGCTGGACGAGCGCCCCTGCGGCGTTCACCGCGAAGAACACGGCGTACGGGCGCAGTCCGCGCGGTCTGGTGGCCCGGTAGGTGCCGAACGCGTTGCCCACGTACGCCACGGAGCAGCCGGCCCCGAAGGAGATCACCTTGGCGGTGAGCGGTTCGATGCCGGCGGGTCCGCGCAGCCAGGTGAAGAGGGCGAGGTCGACGGCGTAGGCGAGGAGGCCCACTGAGCCGAATCCGAGCAGTTCACGGCCGCGCGGGAGATTCACCAGTTGGCCACCGCCAAGCCGTACATCGCCAGCCAGGCCAGCGCGATGAGTGCGAGGGCGCGGTCGTGGAGGACGACGTCCTCGGGTTCGCCCGCGGTGCCGCGGTCGGCGAAGACGGCGTAGCGGAGGATCGCCACGATGAAGGCGACCATGGACAGCTGCCGCCACGGCAGGACGCTGGTGTCGGGGACGCCGCCCTCCTCGAGGGCCCACAGGCAGTAGCCGAGGACGGCGACGCCGGCCGCCAGCTGCCATACGAAACGCAGGTAGCCGGTGGTGTATTCGGTGAGCAACGCGCGCGTGGCGCCCGCTGTGCCGGCCAGCTGGACGGCTTCGGAGTAGCGCTTGGCGGACACCATGAACAGCGCGCCGAAGCCGGTGGTGATCAGGAACCAGCGCGACAGGGGGATGTCGAGCGCGAGCCCGCCGACCATCGCGCGCATCAGGAACCCGGTGGTGACGACGACGAGGTCGACGACCAGGACGTGCTTGAGGCTGACGCAGTAGGCCAGTTGCATGCCGATGTACGCGGTCAGCAGCGCCGCGACGGCGGGCGTGGTGAGCCGGGCCGCCGCGAGGGGCGCGAGGACGGCGAGGGCGCCGCCGACGGCGTACGCGACCGGTACGGGGACCTGGCCGGCGGCGACGGGGCGGTGGCACTTGGTGGGGTGGGCGCGGTCGGCGTCGGCGTCGCGGGCGTCGTTGATCAGGTAGACGGCGGCGGCGCAGGCCGTGAACAGCGCGAAGACCAGGGCGATGCGGGTGAGTGCGCCGGGCACGAGCAACTGCCCGGCGGCGGCGGGGGCGGCGACGACCAGGACGTTCTTGACCCACTGCTTGGGGCGTGCGGTCGTGAGGAGGCCGCGGAGGAGGGTGCGTCTGGGGGGCGCGTTGGGGGTGGGGCGCGCGCCGTCCGGGTAGTGCGCGGCCTTGGTGGGGCGTGTGCCGTCGGCGGAGGTCCTGAGAGGTGCCGTCTCAGTCATGTCTGCTCCCTCGCATCCAGCGCGCCCCGAGCCGCGCCGTCAGCGCCCCGAGGGCGGCCCCCGCCGCGACGTCGGACGGGTAGTGCACGCCGGCCACCAGGCGGGAGAGGCACATGGCGACGGCGAGCGGGGGGACGAGGGGGGCGCCGAGTGCGCCGTAGGCGACGGCGGCCGCGGCTGCGGAGGTGGCGTGCGAGCTCGGGAAGGAGTGGCGGCCGGCGGTGCGCACGCGGGGCGCGAGACGCGTGGGACGCGCACGGCGTACGACGCGCTTCACGCCCATGCTGGCGACGTGCGCGCCCGCGGTGAGCGCTGTGCCTCGCAACCAGGCGCCGCGCCGCGCTCCGTCCACGGCCGCACCGGCGAGACCCGCCGCGATCCACAGCGCACCGTGCTCACCCGCCCACGACAGGGCGCGCGCGGCGCCCGCGACGCGCGGGTCCGCACCGCAGGCATGGAAGGCGGAAAGGATTCGGTCGTCCATGGTGTCGAAGTCGTCCACTGGACTCACTGTTCACGCCACCCCTGCCGGAATTACGGCAATATTGAGCGACATCCCATTAATCACCCATTTCGGCGAGTGACGGAATGTTACGAAACAGGGCGATAAGCCGCGGCTATACGGTCACCGCATGTCTGCCGACACCGTTTCCGTCACGGGATGGGGCCGCACCGCTCCCACCGCCGCCCGGCTGATCCGTCCTCGGACGTACGAGGAGGCCGCGGCGGCCGTCCGGGACTGCGGGGCCCGCGGTGGCATCCCCAGGGGGCTGGGACGGGCGTACGGGGACGCGGCGCAGAACGCCGGCGGGATCGTGTTCGACATGACGGGCCTGGACCGCGTCCACGCCATCGACGCCGACGGCGGCACCGTCCTGTGCGACGCCGGTGTCTCGCTGCACCGCCTGATGGAAGTCCTGCTGCCGCTCGGCTGGTTCGTCCCCGTCACCCCCGGCACCCGCCAGGTGACCGTCGGCGGCGCGATCGGCGCCGACATCCACGGCAAGAACCACCATGTGTCCGGCTCCTTCACCCGGCACGT contains:
- a CDS encoding YihY/virulence factor BrkB family protein, translated to MDWLKKLPVVGPLTARLMVTHAWRSYERLDRVKWTRLAAAMTFISFVALFPLLTVAAAVAAATLSESRQNELEDKIAEQVPGISEQLNIDGLVANAGTVGLIAGAVLLFTGIGWVGSMRDCLRAVWELPDSEENPVLSKAKDAGILVGLGGALLVTLAASTVASAMVGWITERIGIKEGGWGGVLLYVAAFAVAVLANFLVLLYVLTLLPGVEPSRRRLMVAALIGAIGFELLKLLLSGYMQGVAAKSMYGAFGVPVALLLWINFTSKLVLFCAAWTATGSKEEEIAEVTDASGDVPGQAAATGG
- a CDS encoding GtrA family protein, with translation MVNLPRGRELLGFGSVGLLAYAVDLALFTWLRGPAGIEPLTAKVISFGAGCSVAYVGNAFGTYRATRPRGLRPYAVFFAVNAAGALVQLLCLAVSHYGLGFTSQRADTVSGAGIGMAIATVLRFWGTRTLVFRNEGRVGSWTG
- a CDS encoding decaprenyl-phosphate phosphoribosyltransferase gives rise to the protein MTETAPLRTSADGTRPTKAAHYPDGARPTPNAPPRRTLLRGLLTTARPKQWVKNVLVVAAPAAAGQLLVPGALTRIALVFALFTACAAAVYLINDARDADADRAHPTKCHRPVAAGQVPVPVAYAVGGALAVLAPLAAARLTTPAVAALLTAYIGMQLAYCVSLKHVLVVDLVVVTTGFLMRAMVGGLALDIPLSRWFLITTGFGALFMVSAKRYSEAVQLAGTAGATRALLTEYTTGYLRFVWQLAAGVAVLGYCLWALEEGGVPDTSVLPWRQLSMVAFIVAILRYAVFADRGTAGEPEDVVLHDRALALIALAWLAMYGLAVANW
- a CDS encoding phosphatase PAP2 family protein; the encoded protein is MDDRILSAFHACGADPRVAGAARALSWAGEHGALWIAAGLAGAAVDGARRGAWLRGTALTAGAHVASMGVKRVVRRARPTRLAPRVRTAGRHSFPSSHATSAAAAAVAYGALGAPLVPPLAVAMCLSRLVAGVHYPSDVAAGAALGALTARLGARWMRGSRHD